The following DNA comes from Caulobacter mirabilis.
GGAGAGAACGGTGGCACGGCGACAGGGAGGCGGCAACAAAGGATGCTCCCCTCAGGGGGAGCTGTCGGCGAAGCCGACTGAGGGGGTCATGGGCGGAAAGCCCCTCCGCCTTGCCTTCGGCGAGCCACCTCCCCCCGGAGGGGAGGATCCGAAGGTCTACGCCCTCCCGTACCGCTGTCCCAGGTCAGCCGTCACCGCCTCGAACTCCTCGATGGTGTCGCGGAGGATGTCGGCCACCGGCCTGACGCTGTCGATGCGACCCGCCACCTGACCGGACAGGGCGATGGAGGCCTCCATATCGCCGCCGAAATAGAGGTCCAGCGCGTTGCCGAACTCCTTCATCGGCCCGTCCGGCGGCGGGTCCTTCTCCATCCGCGTGGTCTTCTCGGTGCGCAGCGCCCGCAGCGCCGGGCCGGGTCCGAAGCGGTTGAGGAAGACGGTGTCGGTTTCGGCCGCCGCGACGATGGCGTCCTTCCAGTTCTGGTGCACCGGCGACTCCGCCGCGGAGACCATCCGGGTGCCCATCTGGATCCCCTCGGCCCCCAGGGCGAAGGCGGCGGCCATGGTGCGGCCGTCCAGCATCCCGCCGGCGGCGATGATCGGGACGTCGACCTTGCTGGCGATCAGCGGCAACAGAACCATCAACGCCACCTCGCGCGGGTTCTTGAAGCCGCCGCCCTCGCCGCCTTCGACCACCAGGCCGTCGACGCCCGCCTCGATCGCCTTCAGCGCCGCCTGCAACGACGGCACCACGTGGAAGACGGTCAGGCCCGCCCCCTTCAGCGCTTCGCAGTATTTCCGCGGATCGCCGGCCGAGGTGGTGACGAACTTCACGCCCTGGTCGATGACGAACCGGACGATGTCGGGGTCGCGGACGAAGGCCTGGGCGATGTTCACGCCGAACGGCTTGTCGGTCAGCTCGCGCATCTTGCCGATCTCGGCCCGGACCTCGTCGAGCTGGCCGGAGGAGGTCTCGATGATCCCCAGCCCGCCGGCGTTCGACACCGCCGAGGCCAGCCTCGACCGCGCGATCCAGCCCATCGGGGCCTGCACGATGGGATACTGCACCCCGAGCATCCGGGTGATGCGGTTGTCGATCACGGCGTCCTCTCCCTGTTTTGCCGCGAGGCTAGCGAGCCGAACAGCCGTTTGGAAGTGATGCGCCAAATCCACGTTACTGCGAATTAGTCGCACGCTTGTTGACCGCCGACCATTCCAGGCCTATGCCGCGCCACTTCTGTGCGAATGACTCGCACAACCATTAACATTCGCTGCCTGAGGGGGCGTCCATGCTCACCAAAACCTCCCGCCGCCTGGCGCTGCTCGCCGCCGCGGCCGGCGCGGCCCTCGCCGCCGCCCCGGTCTGGGCCGACGAAGCCGCGGCCGGCGACGCCGCCACCGTCGATCCGGTCGTCGTCACCGCCACCCGCACCGAGAAGCCCCTCGACGAGGCTCCGGTGACCGCCTCGGTGATCACCGACAAGCAGATGGACGACCGGCTGGTCACCGACATCAAGGACCTGATCAAGTACGAACCCGGCGTCTCGGTCCGCACCAGCCCCGCGCGCTTCAACGCCGCCGGCTCCGGCACAGGCCGCGACGGCAACAGCGGCTTCAACATCCGCGGCCTGGAGGGCAACCGCGTGCTGATCCAGGTCGACGGCATCCGCGTGCCGGACGCCTTCGACTTCGGCGCCCAGAACGTCGGCCGCGGCGGCTACGCCGACCTCGGCATGATCAAGTCGGTCGAGATCGTGCGCGGCCCCGCCTCCGCCCTCTACGGCAGCGACGGCCTCGCCGGCGCGGTCAGCTTCTTCACCAAGGACCCGAAGGACTTCCTGCGCGACGGACGCAGCTGGGCGGCCGAGGCCAAGGCCGGCTACGCCAGCGCCGACGACAGCGCCTACGGCAACCTGGTGTTCGCGGGCGAGTCCGGCGACTGGTCGGGCATGATCTCCTACACCCGCCGCGAAGGGCATGAGCAGGAGACCAAGGGCAACAAAGGCGGCACGGGCGTGCTCCGCACCGAGGCCAACCCGCAGGACCATGAAAGCAACGCCATCCTGGCCAAGCTGGTCTTCACGCCGCTGGACGGCCATCGCCTGCGCCTGACCTACGATCACTTCGACAATGAAGTCAGCACCGACGTGCTGAGCGCCCAGGGCACGTCGATGGGCGTCACCACCACCCAGGTGCTGGCGCACGACGAAACAGATCGCGACCGCATCAGCCTCGACTACCGCTACACCGGCGGCTCGGGCCTGCTCAGCGCGGTCAACGCCGCCGTCTACTATCAGGACAGCACCACCCGGCAGTACACGTTCGAAGACCGCAGCTCGGTCGACCGGACCCGCAACAACACCTTCGACAACAAGGTCTGGGGCGCGACGGTCCAGATCGACAGTCAGTTCGATACCGGCGGCCTGTCGCACTATCTCGTCTGGGGCCTCGACGTTTCGAAGACCCGTCAGGAAATGATCCGCGGCGGCACCGTGCCGACCCCGCCGGACGTCTTCCCGAGCCGCGCCTTCCCGAACACCGACTACACCTTGCTCGGCCTGTACGTTCAGGACGAGCTGAAGTTCTTCGACGACCGCCTGTCGCTCTATCCGGCGCTGCGCTTCGACTACTACGACCTCTCGCCGGAGCGCGATGCGCTCTACACGGGACCCGCGCCCAAGGGCAGCAGCGACTCCCACGTCTCGCCCAAGCTGGGCGTGGTCTGGTCGGCGACGGAGAACACCAAGCTGTTCGCCAACATCGCCGCCGGGTTCAAGGCGCCGGCTCCGTCGCAGGTGAACACCAGCTTCAGCAATCCGCTGCAAGGCTACACCTCGATCTCGAACCCGGATCTGAAGCCGGAGACGAGCCAGACGATCGACGGCGGCGTCCGCTGGTCCAATGGCCGCCTGTACGTCGAACTCGCCGCCTTCGCCGGTCGCTACGAGGACTTCATCTCCCGCGAGGTCGTCAGCGGCGCCGGAACGGCCGTGAATCCGTCCGTGTTCCAGTACGTGAACTACAGCGAGGTGAAGATCCGCGGAGTCGAAGCGAAGGCGCGGCTGCGGCTGGACGGCGGCTGGACGCTGATGGGCGCGGCCTCCGGCGCGCGCGGCGACGCCGAGAACGTGCGCGGCAAGGGTCCGCTGGCCAGCATCGATCCGGTGAAGGTCGTGGCCGGCGTCGCCTGGGACGATCCGTCCGGTCGCTACGGCGGCGAGCTCAGCATCACCCACGCCGCAGGCAAGGACGAGAGCCGCGCCTGCACGGGCTCCTGCTACACCACCTCGGCGTTCGACGTCATCGACCTGACGGCCTATTGGAACGTCACGGACACCGTCACCTTGCGCGGCGGCGTCTTCAACCTGACCGACCAGAAGTACATGTGGTGGAGCGACGCCCGCGGCCTGAACCCCGCACAGCTGCCGCCCGACGCCGTCACCCAGCCGGGCCGCAACTTCGGCCTGTCCCTGTCCCTCAAGCTGTGATCCGAAGCATGCGCAAGACCCTCCTCGCCCGTTCCATCGCCCTGGCCGCGTTCGGCGCCGCCCTGACCGTCGCGCCGCTGGCCGCCCTGGCCCAGGCCGCGCCGGCCGCCGCCACCGCGCCGTCCTCCGCTTTCGAGCAGGACCGCAAGTCGATCCTGGCCATGGCCGGCGAGTACAAGGTCCGCTTCGACTTCCGGGAGACCACGCCCTTCGTCGCCGACTACAAGCCGCTCGACGGCAAGATCAGCGGCGGCCACGAGGTCGTCCGGGTGATCGAGGACACCGGCCGCGTCATCCGCCTGCAGCATCTGCTGGTGGTCGACGCCGGCGGCAAGCCGATGGTGATCAAGCACTGGCG
Coding sequences within:
- a CDS encoding TonB-dependent hemoglobin/transferrin/lactoferrin family receptor → MLTKTSRRLALLAAAAGAALAAAPVWADEAAAGDAATVDPVVVTATRTEKPLDEAPVTASVITDKQMDDRLVTDIKDLIKYEPGVSVRTSPARFNAAGSGTGRDGNSGFNIRGLEGNRVLIQVDGIRVPDAFDFGAQNVGRGGYADLGMIKSVEIVRGPASALYGSDGLAGAVSFFTKDPKDFLRDGRSWAAEAKAGYASADDSAYGNLVFAGESGDWSGMISYTRREGHEQETKGNKGGTGVLRTEANPQDHESNAILAKLVFTPLDGHRLRLTYDHFDNEVSTDVLSAQGTSMGVTTTQVLAHDETDRDRISLDYRYTGGSGLLSAVNAAVYYQDSTTRQYTFEDRSSVDRTRNNTFDNKVWGATVQIDSQFDTGGLSHYLVWGLDVSKTRQEMIRGGTVPTPPDVFPSRAFPNTDYTLLGLYVQDELKFFDDRLSLYPALRFDYYDLSPERDALYTGPAPKGSSDSHVSPKLGVVWSATENTKLFANIAAGFKAPAPSQVNTSFSNPLQGYTSISNPDLKPETSQTIDGGVRWSNGRLYVELAAFAGRYEDFISREVVSGAGTAVNPSVFQYVNYSEVKIRGVEAKARLRLDGGWTLMGAASGARGDAENVRGKGPLASIDPVKVVAGVAWDDPSGRYGGELSITHAAGKDESRACTGSCYTTSAFDVIDLTAYWNVTDTVTLRGGVFNLTDQKYMWWSDARGLNPAQLPPDAVTQPGRNFGLSLSLKL
- a CDS encoding nitronate monooxygenase, with the translated sequence MIDNRITRMLGVQYPIVQAPMGWIARSRLASAVSNAGGLGIIETSSGQLDEVRAEIGKMRELTDKPFGVNIAQAFVRDPDIVRFVIDQGVKFVTTSAGDPRKYCEALKGAGLTVFHVVPSLQAALKAIEAGVDGLVVEGGEGGGFKNPREVALMVLLPLIASKVDVPIIAAGGMLDGRTMAAAFALGAEGIQMGTRMVSAAESPVHQNWKDAIVAAAETDTVFLNRFGPGPALRALRTEKTTRMEKDPPPDGPMKEFGNALDLYFGGDMEASIALSGQVAGRIDSVRPVADILRDTIEEFEAVTADLGQRYGRA